In a single window of the Candidatus Latescibacter sp. genome:
- a CDS encoding aminotransferase class I/II-fold pyridoxal phosphate-dependent enzyme, whose translation MENNYYNKFSTLCVHAGEKRDIQGAIHSPLYNHSTFAFETTKDLLDVVEGRKQGNLYTRYGLNPTIKAAEEKLAALEYGEAALVFGSGMAAEAATFLTYAHNGDEIICIGDVYGGTFELLQKLFPQVGITTKFLLGSEMGFLESSINLKTKMIFFETPTNPNMEIIDIESVGKTAHDHNVLVVVDNTFASPYNQNPLRLNADLVIHSTTKYLGGHSDLTGGVVIGSGKIVEPIGLWRKGLGQIMAPDVAYLLLRSLRTLAVRVERQNKTAMSIAQALQKHPAVKSVNYPGLETFPGHSLAVKQMRGFGGMVSFEIIGDRKATEKFVDSLILFSIAPSLGGVESLVTQPVTTTHHDLSSEERARRGISDSLVRISCGLEDEQDLINDLEHALETLN comes from the coding sequence CGATTCATTCACCCCTGTATAACCATTCGACATTTGCTTTTGAAACAACAAAAGATCTCCTGGATGTGGTCGAAGGAAGAAAGCAGGGCAACCTCTACACTCGATATGGCTTGAATCCGACAATTAAAGCGGCGGAGGAGAAACTTGCGGCTTTGGAATATGGTGAAGCCGCTCTGGTTTTTGGTTCGGGCATGGCGGCGGAGGCGGCAACATTTTTAACCTACGCCCACAACGGCGATGAGATAATCTGCATCGGAGATGTCTACGGGGGTACGTTTGAATTACTTCAAAAGCTTTTCCCTCAAGTAGGAATTACAACAAAATTTCTGCTGGGTTCTGAAATGGGTTTTTTAGAAAGTTCAATAAACTTAAAAACAAAAATGATTTTTTTCGAAACCCCCACCAATCCGAATATGGAGATTATCGATATTGAATCAGTTGGAAAAACCGCTCATGACCACAACGTGCTCGTTGTTGTTGATAATACATTCGCTTCTCCCTACAATCAAAATCCATTACGCTTGAACGCTGATCTGGTAATTCACAGCACAACGAAGTATTTAGGCGGCCACAGTGATTTGACCGGAGGTGTAGTCATCGGATCGGGAAAAATAGTTGAGCCGATAGGTCTGTGGAGAAAAGGTCTCGGACAGATCATGGCGCCGGATGTGGCGTATCTGTTGCTCCGCAGCTTACGAACGCTTGCGGTGCGTGTTGAGCGGCAAAACAAAACTGCCATGTCGATAGCGCAGGCATTACAAAAGCACCCCGCAGTAAAAAGTGTCAACTACCCGGGTTTAGAAACTTTCCCGGGCCACAGTCTGGCAGTAAAACAGATGAGAGGATTTGGAGGGATGGTTAGTTTCGAAATAATCGGAGACAGAAAAGCGACAGAAAAATTTGTCGATTCGTTAATACTGTTTTCCATCGCTCCCAGCCTTGGAGGTGTAGAAAGCCTCGTTACCCAGCCGGTAACGACAACTCACCATGACCTTTCGTCTGAAGAAAGAGCCCGCCGTGGAATTTCAGATTCTTTAGTAAGGATATCCTGCGGGTTGGAGGATGAACAGGATTTAATAAATGATTTGGAGCATGCATTGGAAACCTTAAACTAA
- a CDS encoding OsmC family protein encodes MGLNNINTTAVGKFMEEAQNNPQIARKSKRVEGEWVFENGKPQFKAVLAYKEGERVLESDFAPFMGGMGLAPDPIQYCLYGMAACYAGTFVALATMEGISLRKLRIAVENKVDLTRTFGLSSNPIVEEVELTLEVESDATREKLEEIESLAKERCPGVYCLVNPIPLTTRMNIVNSKRES; translated from the coding sequence ATGGGACTGAACAATATCAATACAACCGCTGTTGGGAAATTCATGGAAGAGGCGCAGAATAACCCTCAGATAGCAAGGAAGTCAAAACGAGTGGAAGGCGAATGGGTTTTTGAAAATGGGAAACCCCAGTTCAAAGCCGTTCTGGCCTATAAAGAGGGAGAGCGGGTTTTAGAATCCGATTTCGCGCCTTTCATGGGCGGGATGGGCCTTGCGCCCGACCCGATACAATATTGCCTGTATGGTATGGCAGCCTGTTATGCAGGGACATTTGTCGCTTTGGCAACCATGGAAGGTATTTCTCTAAGGAAGTTAAGGATTGCGGTGGAAAATAAAGTAGACTTGACAAGGACTTTTGGTCTTTCGTCCAATCCAATTGTGGAGGAAGTCGAACTGACGCTGGAGGTAGAGTCGGATGCGACACGGGAAAAGCTTGAAGAGATTGAATCGCTGGCTAAGGAACGGTGTCCCGGTGTTTACTGTCTTGTGAATCCTATTCCACTCACAACACGCATGAATATCGTGAATAGTAAGAGAGAGAGTTAA
- the typA gene encoding translational GTPase TypA: MLKTRENIRNIAIIAHVDHGKTTLVDALLRQSGAYRSHEHVVERAMDSMDLERERGITIMSKNTAVAFRDIIINIVDTPGHADFGGEVQRVLKMVDGCLLLVDAAEGPLPQTRYVLSNALLNGLSPIVVINKIDRPDSRISEVLDEVFELFMDLDATDEQCDFPVVFTVAREGTATLDPAVPGSDLLPLFELITSQVPAPVYDDSIPLQLQITTLDYSDYLGRIGIGRIANGNIAVGQTILMGSGEEGEEYTRAKVTQLFGFSGLHRAPVGSAGPGEIVAIAGIEGIKLGDTLTDPEDPRPLPPLRIDEPTLEMVFTINTSPLAGQDGRYLTSREIRDRLFKEIQGNPSLHVEETDNAKEFKVIGRGELQLGVLIETMRREGYELSVGKPTVRMRRDKGALIEPWEHLVIDCPEAHIGVITQTMGSRKGRMTRMVNHSSGWVRIEYDIPMRGLIGLRSFLMVETRGTAVLNSLFLDWQPHAGEIPHRTSGVIVADRRGRATAYALENLQERGQLFCGPGEDVYSGRIVGRNSRSEDMWANPTKEKKKDNMRAVGKDDNYQLYPPKIISLEEALEYIADDELVEITPRVIRIRKKHLDPNSARQAAKKGAGE; this comes from the coding sequence ATGCTGAAAACGCGAGAGAATATCCGCAACATCGCCATCATCGCCCATGTGGATCACGGCAAGACCACGCTCGTGGACGCCCTGCTCCGTCAGTCCGGGGCCTACCGCTCCCACGAGCATGTGGTGGAGCGCGCCATGGACAGCATGGACCTCGAGCGTGAGCGCGGCATCACCATCATGTCCAAGAACACCGCGGTGGCCTTCCGCGACATTATCATCAATATCGTCGACACACCCGGCCACGCCGATTTCGGGGGTGAGGTCCAGCGCGTCCTGAAAATGGTGGACGGCTGCCTGCTTTTGGTGGATGCTGCGGAAGGGCCGCTCCCGCAGACCCGGTATGTCCTCTCCAACGCCCTGCTGAACGGGCTTTCCCCCATTGTGGTCATCAACAAGATCGACCGCCCGGACTCCCGTATAAGCGAAGTGCTGGACGAGGTGTTCGAACTCTTTATGGACCTGGACGCCACCGATGAACAGTGCGATTTCCCGGTGGTGTTCACCGTCGCCCGTGAAGGAACCGCGACGCTCGACCCCGCTGTCCCTGGAAGCGATCTCCTCCCCCTCTTCGAGCTCATCACGTCGCAGGTGCCTGCACCAGTGTACGATGATTCCATTCCGCTCCAGCTTCAGATCACCACGCTCGACTACAGCGACTACCTGGGCCGTATCGGCATCGGGCGGATCGCCAACGGGAATATCGCGGTCGGACAGACCATACTCATGGGCAGCGGCGAAGAAGGAGAAGAATACACTCGGGCGAAAGTTACCCAACTCTTCGGGTTTTCCGGACTTCATCGGGCGCCGGTGGGATCAGCCGGGCCGGGCGAAATTGTGGCAATCGCGGGCATAGAAGGTATCAAGCTCGGCGACACCCTTACCGACCCGGAGGACCCGCGGCCGCTGCCTCCGCTCCGCATCGACGAGCCGACGCTTGAGATGGTATTCACCATCAACACTTCGCCGCTCGCGGGACAGGACGGCCGTTACCTGACCAGTCGTGAGATCCGCGACCGCCTCTTCAAGGAAATCCAGGGCAATCCCTCCCTGCATGTGGAGGAGACCGACAACGCCAAGGAATTTAAGGTTATCGGCCGCGGGGAGCTTCAGCTCGGCGTGCTCATCGAGACCATGCGCCGCGAGGGATATGAGCTGTCTGTGGGCAAGCCGACAGTCCGAATGCGCCGGGATAAGGGGGCTCTCATCGAGCCATGGGAGCACCTGGTCATCGACTGCCCCGAGGCTCACATCGGCGTCATCACCCAGACCATGGGATCCCGCAAGGGGCGGATGACCCGCATGGTCAACCATTCCTCGGGCTGGGTGCGCATCGAGTACGATATCCCCATGCGGGGGCTTATCGGCCTGCGCTCGTTCCTCATGGTGGAAACGCGCGGGACTGCGGTCCTGAACAGCCTTTTCCTCGACTGGCAGCCGCACGCCGGAGAAATCCCGCACCGCACGAGCGGAGTCATCGTGGCCGACCGCCGGGGCCGCGCCACCGCCTATGCGCTGGAGAATCTCCAGGAGCGCGGACAGCTTTTCTGCGGGCCGGGAGAGGATGTTTATTCCGGACGCATTGTGGGACGTAATTCACGATCCGAAGATATGTGGGCCAATCCTACCAAGGAAAAGAAAAAGGACAACATGCGCGCGGTGGGCAAGGACGATAACTACCAGCTCTACCCGCCAAAGATCATCTCTCTCGAGGAGGCGCTGGAGTATATTGCCGATGATGAGCTGGTGGAAATCACTCCGAGGGTAATTCGCATCCGTAAAAAGCATCTCGACCCCAATTCGGCCCGGCAGGCGGCGAAGAAGGGGGCAGGAGAGTAA
- a CDS encoding SUMF1/EgtB/PvdO family nonheme iron enzyme has product MKRCCFFCFAAIISALLFVTEGRTQAIKGVAFVSVPGGTFKMGDETGDLWDGCVPVHTVTVSPFQMSEAEITNTQYCEYLVAALARGEITAASSTVKGAKGVYKGKEYIYLSGSHDADNRCGITYKNGVFSMVSGHENWPVIFVTWYGAKAFADFYRCDLPREAEWEYACRGGKQYLFGTDDGTISGKKANYDYGMENIGHPVNVKSYPKNPFGLYDMSGNAWEWCSDLYEKYSAASVKNPKGASSGEDRVYRGGSFYYGDYYSRSAFRDFFNPATRGYGIGFRVLKR; this is encoded by the coding sequence ATGAAGCGATGTTGCTTTTTCTGTTTCGCTGCAATAATAAGCGCCCTCCTTTTCGTCACGGAAGGCCGCACCCAGGCTATCAAGGGCGTCGCCTTTGTATCTGTTCCCGGCGGTACATTCAAGATGGGGGATGAGACAGGCGATCTTTGGGATGGTTGCGTGCCGGTTCATACGGTGACGGTGAGTCCGTTCCAGATGAGCGAAGCGGAAATCACAAATACACAGTATTGCGAGTATCTGGTCGCGGCGCTTGCGCGTGGGGAAATCACGGCGGCGAGTTCAACGGTAAAGGGAGCGAAAGGCGTCTATAAAGGTAAAGAATACATATATTTGTCCGGATCGCATGATGCAGATAACCGCTGCGGTATAACCTATAAAAACGGCGTATTCAGTATGGTATCCGGTCATGAAAACTGGCCGGTGATATTTGTGACATGGTACGGGGCGAAGGCGTTTGCGGATTTTTACAGGTGTGATCTGCCGCGGGAAGCGGAATGGGAGTACGCCTGCCGGGGCGGAAAGCAGTATCTGTTCGGTACGGATGACGGCACGATAAGCGGTAAAAAAGCAAATTATGACTATGGGATGGAGAACATCGGCCATCCGGTGAATGTGAAAAGCTATCCCAAAAATCCTTTCGGCCTGTACGACATGAGCGGGAATGCCTGGGAGTGGTGCAGCGATTTATATGAAAAATACTCTGCAGCGAGCGTCAAGAATCCGAAAGGCGCATCGTCCGGCGAAGATCGTGTGTACCGCGGCGGGAGCTTTTATTACGGAGACTACTACAGCCGGTCAGCCTTCCGGGATTTCTTCAATCCTGCCACCAGGGGTTATGGCATCGGGTTTCGGGTCCTAAAACGGTAA
- a CDS encoding SUMF1/EgtB/PvdO family nonheme iron enzyme, which yields MKKTMRIDLVLLMVSFVLFGAYCNKKSVELNSSQPIQTIKGITFVSIPGGTFQMGDEKGDLWKDCRPMHNVTVSSFKMSETEITNAQYCEYLNAALKTGGITADISSVYIAKGSHYWERYLLLSSSFDLNNRCWITYSNNVFSVVSGHENWPVVYVTWIGAKAFADYYGCDLPREAEWEYACRGGKQYLYGTDDGTLSSNKMNYTGINHPVSVKIYPKNPFGLYDMSGNVWELCSDYYGSYSSSPATNPTGPESSEAHIIRGGSWSYFKESTLRSAHRSSNIPEFANVTIGFRVVRR from the coding sequence ATGAAAAAAACCATGCGGATTGATCTGGTGCTTTTAATGGTTTCATTCGTTCTTTTCGGCGCGTATTGCAATAAAAAATCGGTAGAACTAAATTCATCACAGCCCATCCAGACTATCAAAGGCATCACGTTTGTGTCCATTCCCGGCGGGACATTTCAGATGGGAGATGAAAAAGGTGACCTTTGGAAAGATTGCCGACCTATGCATAATGTGACAGTGAGTTCATTTAAGATGAGTGAAACGGAAATCACAAATGCCCAGTATTGTGAGTATCTGAACGCGGCATTAAAGACAGGGGGAATTACGGCAGACATTTCCAGTGTATATATTGCGAAAGGTTCACACTACTGGGAGAGGTATCTATTGCTCTCATCAAGTTTTGATTTGAATAACAGATGCTGGATAACGTATTCCAACAATGTATTTAGTGTAGTATCCGGTCATGAGAACTGGCCAGTGGTGTATGTGACGTGGATTGGAGCGAAAGCGTTTGCGGATTATTATGGATGTGATTTGCCGCGTGAGGCAGAGTGGGAGTATGCTTGCCGGGGAGGAAAACAGTATTTGTACGGGACTGATGACGGAACACTCAGTTCAAACAAGATGAATTATACTGGCATTAATCATCCGGTGAGTGTCAAGATTTATCCGAAGAATCCCTTTGGTCTGTATGACATGAGTGGGAATGTATGGGAGTTGTGCAGTGACTATTACGGAAGCTACAGTTCATCACCTGCTACTAATCCCACCGGCCCAGAATCCAGCGAAGCACATATTATCCGCGGCGGAAGCTGGAGCTACTTCAAAGAAAGCACCCTCCGGTCAGCCCACCGCAGCAGCAACATACCGGAATTCGCGAACGTCACTATCGGTTTCCGCGTGGTTCGCCGTTAG
- a CDS encoding AGE family epimerase/isomerase, whose amino-acid sequence MEKTKITRLRQLYETTLFDDVIPFWMKYSPDREYGGYLTMLDRDGTPYGTDKYMWPQAREVWFFSTLCHTVEKRPEWLDMAKLGWDFIVKHAFHESGRSYFSFKRDGAPLTMPRQVFSETFIIIAAVRYALVTGDQEAARIARTLYKKVVEMAETPAAGSQKAILGARSMSAHNVPMILLNVTREMTLLDGDTAEFRDIADRCLEKVLKKHLHPERKLLFENVAPDGSLMLDIPEGRLILPGHAIESAWFLMHEGMARNDRSLIGKACDLTLWMLDFGWDIKYDGLLYFLDSEGFPPLPLEWDMKLWWCHNEALYALLLAHHLTGEKVYESWYDRVHEYSFTHFPDPVHGEWFGYLHRDGTVSHRFKGSTWKGCFHLPRHLLYCWQLLLKMEKE is encoded by the coding sequence ATGGAAAAAACCAAGATCACCAGGCTCCGGCAACTGTATGAGACCACCCTCTTCGATGATGTGATTCCCTTCTGGATGAAATATTCCCCCGACCGTGAATACGGCGGCTACCTGACCATGCTCGACCGTGACGGCACCCCGTACGGCACCGACAAATACATGTGGCCGCAGGCCCGCGAGGTCTGGTTCTTCTCCACCCTCTGCCATACGGTGGAAAAACGGCCGGAATGGCTCGATATGGCCAAACTGGGCTGGGATTTCATTGTGAAACATGCCTTCCACGAGAGCGGGAGATCCTATTTCAGCTTCAAGCGCGACGGCGCCCCGCTCACCATGCCGAGGCAGGTGTTCTCCGAGACATTCATCATCATCGCGGCGGTACGGTACGCCCTGGTCACCGGGGATCAGGAAGCCGCGCGTATCGCCCGAACGCTCTATAAAAAAGTTGTGGAAATGGCTGAAACCCCCGCCGCAGGAAGCCAGAAGGCCATATTGGGCGCCCGTTCCATGAGTGCGCACAATGTCCCCATGATCCTCCTCAATGTCACAAGGGAAATGACCCTCCTGGACGGCGACACGGCGGAATTCCGGGACATCGCCGACCGCTGCCTTGAAAAGGTATTGAAGAAGCATCTGCACCCGGAAAGGAAACTGCTTTTCGAGAATGTGGCGCCGGACGGCTCGCTCATGCTTGATATTCCCGAGGGGAGACTGATCCTTCCCGGCCACGCCATCGAGTCTGCCTGGTTCCTCATGCACGAGGGAATGGCCCGGAACGACCGCTCGCTCATAGGCAAAGCCTGCGACCTCACCCTCTGGATGCTCGATTTCGGCTGGGACATTAAGTACGACGGACTCCTCTATTTCCTCGACTCGGAAGGTTTTCCTCCCCTGCCGCTGGAATGGGACATGAAACTCTGGTGGTGCCACAACGAGGCGCTCTATGCGCTCCTTCTTGCCCACCACCTGACCGGGGAAAAGGTGTACGAGTCCTGGTATGACCGGGTGCATGAGTACTCTTTCACCCACTTCCCCGATCCGGTGCACGGCGAATGGTTCGGCTACCTGCACCGTGACGGCACCGTTTCCCACCGGTTCAAGGGTT